A stretch of the Candidatus Cloacimonadota bacterium genome encodes the following:
- the pglZ gene encoding BREX-1 system phosphatase PglZ type A codes for MAELNLKQITDKLNHEFAGDTRKLVFWYDDKAEFVEDVDSLELSNAKIYHLEKDNQFYTKHFLERIDRTNNYLIYAPFPRPQVRDNHLEDILLYSRQFFADRASLLTVDLGIDQKYKPVIQKYIKFFGAKDRTQKFYDLELENFTKESIEVALMSVLCKTRIAFYDEVVRVVLTDGELDENKFLEEFEKYGLLEAFWRLSEEQFGYTDVKPTLEKLVLTMFVTYTQRYLQGEFPPAWKSFVSYKSGNIIAFLDSLMNNVLYREQYDELSDYVARNLQAKTILESYNPESLIQCDTFEVIDHVFIKWITERLLSEDLGAKLSGKSISEICKDRRKSHFGDRYRSEYHMLESASFVIAAASYQSRDDLKDIIKQYTTNDYQIDQQYRKFYYNYDQLNENSHFEKIRDLVENIYTNEFLAKSVYNWNIGLKKADHSTSMPLQRNFYNKYIQSSKDRVVVIISDAMRYEVGQSLFAKLEDDEKCTPKLESMMSVLPSNTRLGMGALLPHKSLELTRENKVLVDGMPCDSLKQREVILNSYTPNSRCIQFDDLKLMKKMELREVFTGMDIVYVYHNQIDARGDKLNTENEVFTACYEAVDEVFTMIKRISTNANTLHFIVTSDHGFIYKRDKIKETDKIIHVA; via the coding sequence ATGGCGGAACTGAATTTAAAACAAATAACAGATAAGCTCAATCATGAGTTTGCTGGAGACACTCGCAAGCTTGTCTTCTGGTACGATGACAAGGCTGAATTTGTTGAAGATGTGGATTCATTGGAGTTATCGAACGCCAAGATCTATCATCTCGAAAAAGACAATCAGTTTTATACCAAACACTTTTTAGAACGGATTGATAGAACAAACAATTACTTGATCTATGCCCCCTTTCCGCGTCCTCAGGTAAGGGACAACCATTTGGAAGACATCCTCCTCTACTCGAGACAATTCTTTGCAGACAGAGCGTCACTTCTAACTGTGGATCTTGGGATTGACCAGAAGTATAAACCGGTAATCCAAAAATATATCAAGTTCTTCGGTGCAAAGGATCGGACTCAAAAGTTCTATGATCTCGAACTTGAGAACTTTACCAAGGAAAGCATCGAAGTGGCTCTCATGAGCGTTCTTTGCAAGACGAGAATTGCATTTTACGATGAGGTTGTCCGGGTAGTTCTGACCGATGGAGAACTTGATGAGAATAAATTCCTGGAAGAGTTTGAAAAGTATGGCCTCCTGGAAGCTTTCTGGCGTCTTTCTGAAGAACAGTTTGGCTATACCGATGTAAAGCCTACACTGGAAAAGCTTGTGCTGACCATGTTCGTAACCTATACGCAAAGATATCTCCAGGGTGAGTTTCCCCCTGCATGGAAAAGCTTTGTATCATACAAATCCGGCAACATTATCGCATTTCTTGATAGCTTGATGAACAACGTCTTATACCGAGAGCAATATGATGAATTGTCTGATTATGTGGCTAGAAATCTTCAGGCTAAGACAATATTGGAGTCCTACAATCCAGAATCATTGATTCAATGCGACACTTTTGAGGTCATTGACCATGTTTTCATTAAATGGATCACCGAGCGACTTCTAAGTGAAGATCTTGGAGCTAAGCTTTCAGGCAAGTCTATCTCTGAGATCTGTAAGGATCGCCGCAAAAGTCATTTTGGAGATCGGTATCGGTCCGAATACCACATGCTTGAAAGCGCTTCTTTTGTCATAGCGGCAGCAAGTTATCAAAGCCGAGATGACCTAAAGGATATCATCAAGCAATACACTACTAACGACTATCAGATCGATCAGCAGTATCGGAAGTTTTACTATAACTACGATCAGCTGAACGAGAACAGCCATTTTGAAAAAATTCGGGATCTGGTGGAGAATATCTACACCAATGAGTTCCTGGCTAAAAGTGTCTATAACTGGAACATTGGTCTTAAGAAAGCGGATCATTCCACCTCCATGCCTTTGCAACGGAATTTCTACAACAAATACATTCAATCCAGCAAAGACCGCGTGGTGGTGATTATCTCTGATGCGATGCGTTATGAAGTTGGGCAGTCATTATTTGCCAAACTTGAAGATGACGAGAAATGCACACCAAAGCTGGAATCAATGATGAGCGTTCTCCCTTCCAATACGCGACTTGGCATGGGTGCTCTGTTGCCACACAAGAGCCTGGAGTTGACTCGGGAGAACAAAGTCCTGGTTGATGGGATGCCATGTGATTCTCTCAAGCAGAGAGAGGTAATACTCAATTCCTATACACCTAATAGCAGATGTATCCAATTTGATGATCTGAAACTGATGAAGAAGATGGAACTGCGGGAAGTCTTTACGGGGATGGACATAGTCTATGTCTATCACAACCAGATTGATGCCCGTGGGGATAAACTGAATACGGAGAATGAGGTGTTCACTGCATGCTACGAAGCCGTTGATGAAGTCTTTACCATGATCAAGCGTATCTCAACCAATGCCAACACCCTGCACTTTATCGTTACTTCAGACCATGGATTTATATACAAGCGAGACAAGATAAAGGAAACTGACAAGATCATCCATGTAGCGG